A single window of Labeo rohita strain BAU-BD-2019 chromosome 4, IGBB_LRoh.1.0, whole genome shotgun sequence DNA harbors:
- the LOC127164314 gene encoding tripartite motif-containing protein 16-like protein isoform X2 — protein sequence MASVSEQILDALDDLDTEKLKRFKWHLKNHKGFSAADLEKADAPDTVDLMMKRFGPEEAVKITVDILRKMNHNHLAEELENKHKQDQVEGSIEDPALAGAELKSTGGTFTNIVPRTRNDFLRYSHQLTLDPNTVNKCLRLSERNREITGTDSEQQYPDHPDRFDDVCQVLCRESVWGHCYWELEWIGSAGVYISVSYKSISRKGRGNECLFGRNDQSWSLFCSSYCYSFIHNNIWKDLSVKPISSRIGVYVDVSAGTLSFYSVSHTMSLIHTVRTTFTQPLYPGFNVRYGSVKLC from the exons ATGGCGTCTGTTTCAGAGCAGATTTTGGATGCTCTGGATGATCTAGACACAGAAAAACTGAAGAGATTTAAATGGCACTTAAAGAATCATAAAGGCTTTTCAGCTGCTGATCTGGAGAAGGCAGACGCTCCTGACACAGTGGATCTGATGATGAAGCGTTTCGGACCAGAAGAAGCTGTGAAGATCACGGTGGACATCCTGAGGAAGATGAACCACAACCATCTGGCTGAAGAGTTGGAGAACAAACACAAGCAAG ATCAGGTTGAGGGCAGTATTGAGGATCCTGCACTTGCTGGAGCTGAATTAAAATCAACTGGGG GCACATTCACCAACATTGTTCCCAGGACCAGGAACGACTTCCTACGAT ATTCCCATCAGCTCACTCTGGATCCGAACACAGTGAATAAATGCCTTCGTCTGTCTGAGAGGAACAGAGAGATTACTGGTACTGACTCAGAGCAGcagtatcctgatcatccagacagatttgatgatGTGtgtcaggtgttgtgtagagagagtgtgtgggGACACTGTTACTGGGAGCTGGAGTGGATTGGGAGTGCTGGTGTgtatatatcagtgtcatataagagcatcagcaggaagggaagAGGTAATGAGTGTTTGTTTGGAcgtaatgatcagtcctggagtttgttcTGCTCATCCTACTGTTATTCATTCATACACAATAACATATGGAAGGATCTCTCTGTAAAGCCCATCagcagtagaataggagtgtatgtggatgtgagtgcaggaactctgtccttctacagcgtctctcacacaatgagtctcatccacacagtccggaccacattcactcaaccgctctatcctgggtttaaTGTACGTTATGGATCAGTGAAATTGTGTTGA
- the LOC127164314 gene encoding tripartite motif-containing protein 16-like protein isoform X1 has translation MASVSEQILDALDDLDTEKLKRFKWHLKNHKGFSAADLEKADAPDTVDLMMKRFGPEEAVKITVDILRKMNHNHLAEELENKHKQDQVEGSIEDPALAGAELKSTGVTFTNIVPRTRNDFLQYSHQLTLDPNTVNKCLRLSERNREITGTDSEQQYPDHPDRFDDVCQVLCRESVWGHCYWELEWIGSAGVYISVSYKSISRKGRGNECLFGRNDQSWSLFCSSYCYSFIHNNIWKDLSVKPISSRIGVYVDVSAGTLSFYSVSHTMSLIHTVRTTFTQPLYPGFNVRYGSVKLC, from the exons ATGGCGTCTGTTTCAGAGCAGATTTTGGATGCTCTGGATGATCTAGACACAGAAAAACTGAAGAGATTTAAATGGCACTTAAAGAATCATAAAGGCTTTTCAGCTGCTGATCTGGAGAAGGCAGACGCTCCTGACACAGTGGATCTGATGATGAAGCGTTTCGGACCAGAAGAAGCTGTGAAGATCACGGTGGACATCCTGAGGAAGATGAACCACAACCATCTGGCTGAAGAGTTGGAGAACAAACACAAGCAAG ATCAGGTTGAGGGCAGTATTGAGGATCCTGCACTTGCTGGAGCTGAATTAAAATCAACTGGGG TCACATTCACCAACATTGTTCCCAGGACCAGGAACGACTTCCTACAAT ATTCCCATCAGCTCACTCTGGATCCGAACACAGTGAATAAATGCCTTCGTCTGTCTGAGAGGAACAGAGAGATTACTGGTACTGACTCAGAGCAGcagtatcctgatcatccagacagatttgatgatGTGtgtcaggtgttgtgtagagagagtgtgtgggGACACTGTTACTGGGAGCTGGAGTGGATTGGGAGTGCTGGTGTgtatatatcagtgtcatataagagcatcagcaggaagggaagAGGTAATGAGTGTTTGTTTGGAcgtaatgatcagtcctggagtttgttcTGCTCATCCTACTGTTATTCATTCATACACAATAACATATGGAAGGATCTCTCTGTAAAGCCCATCagcagtagaataggagtgtatgtggatgtgagtgcaggaactctgtccttctacagcgtctctcacacaatgagtctcatccacacagtccggaccacattcactcaaccgctctatcctgggtttaaTGTACGTTATGGATCAGTGAAATTGTGTTGA
- the LOC127164314 gene encoding uncharacterized protein LOC127164314 isoform X3 translates to MASVSEQILDALDDLDTEKLKRFKWHLKNHKGFSAADLEKADAPDTVDLMMKRFGPEEAVKITVDILRKMNHNHLAEELENKHKQDQVEGSIEDPALAGAELKSTGVTFTNIVPRTRNDFLQYSHQLTLDPNTAHKGLHLSDGNRGFTVPDTLQSYPDHPDRFDLCIRCCVERVCVDAVTGRLSGVDIVC, encoded by the exons ATGGCGTCTGTTTCAGAGCAGATTTTGGATGCTCTGGATGATCTAGACACAGAAAAACTGAAGAGATTTAAATGGCACTTAAAGAATCATAAAGGCTTTTCAGCTGCTGATCTGGAGAAGGCAGACGCTCCTGACACAGTGGATCTGATGATGAAGCGTTTCGGACCAGAAGAAGCTGTGAAGATCACGGTGGACATCCTGAGGAAGATGAACCACAACCATCTGGCTGAAGAGTTGGAGAACAAACACAAGCAAG ATCAGGTTGAGGGCAGTATTGAGGATCCTGCACTTGCTGGAGCTGAATTAAAATCAACTGGGG TCACATTCACCAACATTGTTCCCAGGACCAGGAACGACTTCCTACAAT ATTCCCATCAGCTCACTCTGGATCCGAACACGGCACATAAAGGTCTCCATCTGTCTGATGGGAACAGAGGATTTACTGTCCCTGACACACTGcagtcgtatcctgatcatccagacagatttgatctgtgtatcaggtgttgtgtagagagagtgtgtgtggacgctgttactgggagattgagtggagtggaCATTGTGTGTtaa